In a genomic window of Pontibacter liquoris:
- a CDS encoding galactosamine-6-phosphate isomerase produces the protein MNIQYFDTYDAMSLAAAQMVYTSVQARPDLLLCAATGNSPTGLYLQLQTLKAEEKGDFSKLRVVKLDEWGGLSSEHPATCEYYLQHYLIKPLGIAKARYFGFNADTQAPEQECTRMQAQLAAIGPIDCCILGMGVNGHIGLNEPAEKLVDHCHMAQLAASTLNHTMVNGLESKPRYGMTLGMQDILAARHLILIVVGAGKEKATRQLTAGKITNQYPATHLWAHPRVDCLIVG, from the coding sequence ATGAATATTCAGTATTTTGATACCTACGATGCCATGAGCCTGGCCGCGGCGCAAATGGTTTATACTTCGGTGCAGGCCAGGCCCGATCTGTTGCTTTGCGCGGCAACCGGCAACTCGCCCACGGGTTTATACTTGCAGCTGCAAACCCTGAAGGCAGAAGAGAAAGGGGACTTCAGCAAACTACGCGTGGTGAAACTCGATGAATGGGGCGGCCTCAGTTCCGAACACCCGGCTACCTGCGAATATTATTTGCAGCACTACCTGATCAAGCCGCTGGGTATAGCCAAGGCCCGCTATTTCGGGTTTAATGCCGACACGCAAGCCCCCGAGCAGGAATGTACCCGCATGCAGGCGCAGCTGGCGGCGATTGGCCCGATCGATTGCTGCATTCTGGGGATGGGCGTGAATGGGCATATCGGGCTGAACGAACCGGCTGAAAAGTTGGTGGATCACTGCCATATGGCGCAGCTGGCTGCCTCCACCCTCAATCATACGATGGTAAATGGCCTGGAATCGAAACCGCGCTATGGCATGACGTTGGGGATGCAGGATATTCTGGCAGCACGGCATCTCATCCTTATAGTAGTAGGCGCCGGCAAGGAAAAGGCCACCCGGCAGCTGACCGCCGGAAAGATCACAAACCAATACCCGGCTACGCACCTCTGGGCACACCCCAGGGTAGATTGTCTGATAGTAGGTTAG